In the genome of Streptomyces sp. NBC_00433, the window AAGCCGAGGCGTTGGTGAAGGTCACGCTCTCGTGCCCGGTCCACGTGACGCCGCTCGCGTCGCTGGTGAGGCTGACGGTGTAACCGGGAGCGGCCGGCGTCCGGGTGGAGTCCGCGGGCGGCGGGGTCGTCGTCGGCGGTGTGGTGGTCGGCGGTGTGGTGCTGTCCCCCGACGTGGTCAGCGCCACGTCGTCGATCACGAAGCTGGTCTGCAGCCCGGAGTCCTCGGCGCCGCTGAAGGCCAGGCTCACGCTCTGCCCGATGTACGCCGAGACGTCGAAGGTCCGCTGCACGTACCCGGAAGCCGAGTTGAGGTTCGAGTACGTCGCCAGCGTGCCGCTGCCGAGCTTCACGGTGAGCTTGTCGTAGGCCGTGGTGGTCGTCGTCTCGGCGGTGTCGATGTGCACCCACACGGTGAGCGACGCGGCACTGCACCCCGTCGGAATCGTCACCGACTGGCTGAGCGTGTCGGTGTGGCTGGACCCGTATCCGTCGAGCCACGCGAAGCCGCCCCCGGTGTGCGAGGTCTGGCCGCCGCCGCTCGTGATCACCCCGCTCGACGCCGTCCACGGCGAAGTCCCGTTCTCGAACCCGCCGTTGCCGACCACCTGCGTGGGCACGCAAGCCGCGGCCGCTCCGGCGCCGGGGGCGACACCGGGTGCTGCACCGGTCGCGCCCGCCGCCCCGGCCAGGCCGAGGCTCACCACGAGGGCGAACCCGGCCGCGCCCGCGCCGGCCATCAGGGAGAGAAGTCGTTTCCTCATCTACTCATCGGTCCTCTCGGAGGTGGGGGATGAGCCGGCAAGTGCCATTGCCGTAAAGGAAGCTGAGCACGACCGCTGCCCGCCGGTAAGGCCCGGCGGGCAGCGGTAGGGATATCCCTATGCGTTCCCTGTGCGCCGCGCGGGCGGCCCGTGGGGTCCGGCTACGGCGTCACGCCGCCGTCGCCGAACGACTGGCTCGGCGTCGGCGTCGGCGTCGGCGGGGCGGACGTCGGGCCGTCGGGGTCAGTCGGGGCCGTCGGCGTCCGGGTGGGGCGGGGGTCGCCGGACGGGCTGCTGCCGGGGTGCGGGGTCGAGGGAGTGGTGTGCGGGCTGGGCCACTGGCCGCCGTCCTGGTGCTGCGGGGTGGTGGCGCCGCCTTCGCCGGTCGTACCGGACGTGTCGGACGGATCGGGCGCGGGTGTGGGCCTGGTCCCGCCGGAGTGGGGCGAGTCGTGCCCGGTGACGGCGTTGCCGATGGTCGTACCGTGCCCGTGGCCGCTGATGTTCTCGCCGGCGATGGCCTCGTAGCCGGTGATCCCGCCCATGGTCAGCCCGAAGGCGATCACGAGGCCGACGACGGGCCGCTTCCAGTTCCTGCCCCGGCCGGCCCGGTAGGAGGTGGGCTCGCCGTAGGCGTCGGAGAGGGCGGTGGTGGCGGGGTCGGTGCCCGTGCCCGTGTCGGTCGCGGGACTCGTGCCGGTCAGGGGCCGGGTGCCTTCGTGGCCGGTCTCCGTGAGCGGCCGCGTACGGTCCGCGGTGTCCGTCCGCGCCGCCCGGACCCGGCGGATGGTGGGCCGGGCCTGCACGGCCACCACCTGCACCTGCCGGCCGGTGCGCCGGAAGACGTGCTGGAGCACCGACCCGCCGCACGTACCCAGGACGCTGACGACACCCGCGCCGACGATGGTCCCGTAGACCCCGAGGTTGGACGCGAGCTTGGCGGCCACCACCGCGGCGACCGCGCTCCCGGCCACCTGCGGCACGCTCAGTTCGAGCCTGCCCTCACGCCCGCCCCGGTCCGCCTTCTCCAGCGACGGCACATGCTCCGTCGGCCCCGTCTCACCCGGGCGCCGGTCACCGCCCCATGCCTCGCCCATGCCGGACCCTGCCCGCCTCTCCCGGTCGTCGTCGTGGGTTCGGACGAACAAGCGGAGGCAGGGGTTCCATTTGTCGCGTTTTCGTGAGGTAGGCCACTGTCATGGCCGCGGGTGCTCCGCGTCGCGTTGGCACGCAGCGTGACGGTCTGGCTACCTGGTGATCCGCGGCCTCGGCCTCCGCCCCGTCGCGCAGGGAGCTGATGCGGGCCTGGTGTGCGACGGCGCTGTCGACGACGTCGTCCGGCGTCTGCTCCGGTACGGAGGTGCCCGTCGCGCCGCTCTACCGCGTGTGCCCGCCGGCCAGTTCCTCGCTCAGCGCCGCGTCGAGGGCGATGGGCTCGCGGCCGAGCAGGGAGGCCAGGGTCGGGTCGACGGTGGCGAACTCGCCCGCCCGGCTGGCGGCGAAGATGCCGAGCAGCTGGTCCGCGGTCTCGCCCGGCACGCCCTGGCCCACCAACTGCTCGCGGAAATCGTCGTCCTGCGCGACGGTCCGCGTCATGGGGCGGCCCGTGATCCCGGTGGCGAGGGCGGCGATGTCGTCGAAGGTGAGCGCCTGCGACCCGGTGAGGGGCGGCGTGGGGCCGTCGAAGCGGCCTTCGTCGGCCAGGATGGCGGCGGCCGCCTCGGCGAGGTCGGCGTGCGCGGTCCAGCTGGTCGGGCCGTCCGCGGGGAGCACGAGCTGCCCGGACTCGACCGCGGGGGAGAGGAAGTGGGCCGCGCTGGCGGCGTAGAAGCCGTTGCGCAGCGCGGTGAACGGCACACCCGAGGCGCGCAGGGCCTCCTCGGTGGCGGCGTGGTCGACGCACGCCTGGAAGCGGGACGTCGTGCTGGCGCCCATCTGGCTGGTGTAGAGGATGCGGCGGGCACCCGCCGCGACCGCCCCCTCGATCGCCACGCGGTGCTGCTTGACGCACTCGTCGCCCATCTTGTCGACCGAGACGATGAGCACCTGGGTGGCGCCTTCGAAGGCGTGGGTGAGGCCGGCGGGTTCGGTGAAGCTGCCCTGCCGTACGCGGACCCCCTGGTCGGCGAGGTCCTGCGCCTTCCGCGGGTCGCGGAC includes:
- a CDS encoding NAD(P)H-binding protein, which encodes MIIVTGATGQLGRQIVERLLTRLPADRVGVSVRDPRKAQDLADQGVRVRQGSFTEPAGLTHAFEGATQVLIVSVDKMGDECVKQHRVAIEGAVAAGARRILYTSQMGASTTSRFQACVDHAATEEALRASGVPFTALRNGFYAASAAHFLSPAVESGQLVLPADGPTSWTAHADLAEAAAAILADEGRFDGPTPPLTGSQALTFDDIAALATGITGRPMTRTVAQDDDFREQLVGQGVPGETADQLLGIFAASRAGEFATVDPTLASLLGREPIALDAALSEELAGGHTR